The genome window TATgggataagaatgaagaaacttggagatcaagtctctatttatagcaactctaaattaatttaatacaagCATGTAGTGTagggagttgccaagtgtcaaattcctatggtaactcaaggaaaatatctttggctagactgttaagggttaaaacagatatagttacggtaggaaataatttaggtaggggtAAATTCGAAACCAATATTATCCCGAACTCTATTCTCaccttaatttctaaaatcgggCAATGTTCGGTACATCACGAAATATAGCGATGCTGCGGTCAAAATAAATTTCTctgctacgggctaatttaattaaataggaaattcaaggttaatagtatggtgcctaataacccacttcctaggacaaacgggacagaacacatattcctaaaaatttttacggttcgtgaccggtacgtacgatcgcagcttattaacaactattctaaCTAGCAAAAATAATTATGgaatatctatgaatcataactCGAGTATTccaatgccttagaataaaataaaatttaaaccttcccctttctttctgttttttttttttttttttttttaagattaggaacttttagtagaaaatatttcggggtattacactctacccctcttaaaagagtttcgtcctcgaaactaaGGTTAACTACACTTTTTGGAATAGAAGTTTCAATTTGGAAAGAAATGATTCAGTATAAAGGGAAAAGGAAAGTGATTGGATGGATTCCTAAGGATATCTTATTTAATAATCATACCTCAAATACTAAACTTTTTATCTTAAATAATCATTAAGCTTTAGGTTCTCTTTTACCTTGCTCAAACAACATAGGGTATCGCGTTCTCATTTCGtcttccaactcccatgtggcttCTTCCACCAAATGGTTTGACCATAATACTTTCACCAACTTTATGGACTTCCTGCGGGTATCCCGGGTCTTAGTATCCAATATTTTCACTAGTTTTTCTTCATATGATAAGTTCTCATCCAAAATCACATCCTCAGGTTGAAGTACATGTGATGTTTCATATACATACTTCCTTAATTGAGACACATGAAATACATTGTGCACTCGATCCATCACCGCAGGTAGCGCTAATCGGTATGCTACCTTTCCGATCCTCTCAAGAATTTCATATGGTCCAATATATCTTGGActcaattttcctttcttcccgaaCCGCATTAGTCCTTTTGTAGGAGATATTTTTAGCCATAACTTATcaccttcttgaaattcaaCTGCTTGCCTTCTTCgatcagcataagacttttgtcgGTCCTGGGCAGCTTTCATCCTTCCTCGAATCAACTTGACCTTTTCTGTCATTTCTTGAAGACATTCGGGTCCTAATGTCACAGAATTAACCGAATCTTCCAACATAGagggcttctacacttctgtccatataaagcttcatacggtgccatttggatacttgcatgatgactattattgtaagaaaactaGATTAGATCCAAATGTTCATCCCACGATCCTTGAAAGTCCAATACACAAGCCCTtaacatatcttccaaggtttgtaTAGTCCTCTCAGTCTGCCCATCAGTCATAGGATGAAAAGCAGTACTAAGTTTCAATTTTGTTCCCATAGCTGCTTGCAAAGCTTGCCAAAATTGTGACAAGAATCGAGAATCTCTATCAGAAACAATATCCTTGGGTATTCCATGATATTTAACCACCTTGTTCACATAAGCCTTTGCCAATTGAGTCATAGTCCAAGTTTCTTCCATGGCAATAAACCTTGCTGTCTTGTTAAGCCTGTCCACTATTACCCATATCTTATCTTTCCCTGACCTTGTTaatggcaatcctcccacaaaatccatagaaATAGAGTCCCACTTCCACTGAGGAATCTCTAACGGTTGCAGTAAACCCTTTGGTTTACTCCTCTCTACTCTAACCTTCTGGTAGTTTAAGCACttggccacaaattcagctacgtccttcttcatgcctgaccaccaaaagttttgtttcagatCTTTGTAAAGTTTGTCTCCTCCAGGGTGAACTGAATATGGTGTATAGTGACCTTCTTTCATTAGCtgatccattatcttcttacaaccGGTAGGTATAATCCATCTGCCTTGAAATCTCATACTTCCATCTGGGTGTAACtcaaatggaccatgttttccatcaaccattttctccttgattTTATTCACCCCATCGTCCtctccttgtgcttgtttgatttcttcaaatagGATTGGAGTGGCCGACAGGTAATATAGTTTCATCTCTTGTTCCACTTGACCACCCATTTTTATTTCTAGATTGAGCCTTTGAAAGTCCTTGCAAAATTGCTCGGGCAATACCCAAAGAGCGTGATTTGACTTTCGACTCAATGCATccgctaccttgtttgctttgccttcctggtattggatttccaaatcATAATCCTTGATCAACTCCAGCCATCTTCTCTGCCTCAAATTGAGATCtctctgagtgaagatgtactttaaactcttatgatccgtaaagatcttgcaagtaactccatagaggtagtgtcgccagattttgagaGCAAACACCAAAGCTGTAGTTCTAGATCAcgggttgggtagttagcttcatgtggtttcaattgacgagatgcataagctattacccttccatgttgcatcaaaACAGATcccagtcctttgtgagacgcatctgtgtatagttcATAGCGTTCTGTCCCAAtaggtaaggttaacactggggcagttgttaacctcttcttaaATTCCTAGaacgcatgctcgcattctTCACTCCAACTGTACTTGGTAGTCCTTTTGAGTAGATTTGTCAATGGTCTTGCTACcttcgagaaatcctggacaaagctTCGGTAATAGCCCGCCAATCCtaagaaacttcggacttccGTAACcgaatagttattaataagctgcgatcacatgccggtcacgaaccgtaaaaatttttaaggacgtatattcAGTTCagatttccctaggaaatggattattgtGCATAATATGATTAAgcatgaacttcctacttagttaagttgaaattagaCGAACTATAAGAGTGAAAATTAATTACGAACCTTCGTATCGCTGTACTTCGCGATATACCGGAAAATTGTCCGATTTTAGcagttaatgacgggattatttttagaataattttggtattaaaattttcccggattaaattatattcctccgaacttttatctgatttaacccctaaCTGGCAAGGCAATGcttattcttcaagatttaccatacttaccatagaattgtgacaagtgtcacatttatttaccatgtggtaataataaattaattaactaggATGAGTATGGGCTAAGTCTTGCTAGGAAGAAACTTAATCTCCAAGTTTCCTCATTCCTATCCATCTTGGCCGAAATAATTAGagaggaaaagagagagaaaatttcatcttcatctttgtgttcaagaaactccatagccaattccttcacaagttcttccatactaggtaacactttgatttttattcggttaaaagactaTAATtctttcctagaacttaattttaagctaagaattcttgaaaatattgttattatggtataAATTACTTAGGTtcttcggtggaaatttggaggAAAGGATCACAACAATTTCTACGGTgttaaaagctacttgaaaggtAAGGagtcccttaagtcggtttagtcacttgaaaatggacaattgaTAGTGAACTATGAGACTAGGAgttttacgtggaaattatgtgttaagtttgagGACTTCTTAGTTAGCTCATGAGACTACTCTTtgaattttggaaattttttgaatacatgttcatagctagtatatgcatgtatatgttataattACGTCCATATAGGCTCatacttatgaaaatattggaaaatcaAGTTGTTACCACACTGTTTTCACTGCCCAGAACTGGCAGAATTCAGGGACGcgaccctggacgcgcgtccacagcgcgtccactgcgcgtccagtaGGCTCGGAACCAGGCAGAACGGTCGGATGCGGCACCAGACGCGCGTCCGTCGTGCGTCCGGTGGTGCGGACACCAGCGCGTCCACTGTGCGTGGATCTGTTTTCAACTGAGTTTCCTTCCAAAATTTTTGCTCATAcatgatatgatgtttgaaaggcctatggATTTTTGAAAGAACAAACATTGTTTTGGAAGTTATGAACATCACTTTGGaagaaaattattgtttttgagGAACAAGTATACCCCTTGTCACTTgagaaatttgtgttgaaaagCCATTGGCAAATGtgaatattttggaaacatagtttgaaagaaataagCTGTTTTTGGGAGGCATTATGTGAAAATGCTATTTGAAtccaggaaagaaagaatgttttgaaaacattagtttctggataagttGTAGAGGACTTGATTAacccacgggagggcttaattgc of Ipomoea triloba cultivar NCNSP0323 chromosome 3, ASM357664v1 contains these proteins:
- the LOC116013230 gene encoding uncharacterized protein LOC116013230, producing the protein MTEKVKLIRGRMKAAQDRQKSYADRRRQAVEFQEGDKLWLKISPTKGLMRFGKKGKLSPRYIGPYEILERIGKVAYRLALPAVMDRVHNVFHVSQLRKYVYETSHVLQPEDVILDENLSYEEKLVKILDTKTRDTRRKSIKLVKVLWSNHLVEEATWELEDEMRTRYPMLFEQGKREPKA